A genomic window from Methylobacterium nodulans ORS 2060 includes:
- a CDS encoding MFS transporter — MGGQDVSVPEQAPQSLEKATMRRVILRLVPFLMVCYFFALLDRVNVGFAALQMNKDLGLTPAMFGFAASLFFVSYFLVEVPSNLALQRVGARRWIARIMITWGLVTMGMALVIGPYSLYAMRFILGAAEAGFFPGAILYLTYWLPNEYRARILATFTVSIPLATFLGSPLSVSLLELDGVLGLKGWQWLFVLEGLPTVLLGICCLFLLTDKPRDAVWLSDAQREWLVGRLADEAARKKPIGHISLWQLARNRYFVTMALVCAGASATGSVLSVWQPQIIKSFGLTNLQTGFVNAIPYGLATILMILWGRRSDRSGERTWHTAIPLMLAAFGLSYLNLSGGIVTTIVAVSCALVGAYAFKGPFWALSAGWLSAGTLAAGLAGINAIANLIGGGLMVNIVGLVKEATGSFALGMLPVAALDAAAAVCVLMISRAHARDARAAAALA; from the coding sequence ATGGGAGGACAGGACGTGAGCGTCCCTGAACAAGCGCCGCAGTCCCTCGAAAAAGCGACCATGCGCCGGGTGATTCTTCGCCTCGTGCCGTTCCTGATGGTCTGCTACTTCTTCGCCCTGCTCGACAGGGTCAATGTCGGCTTCGCTGCGCTGCAGATGAACAAGGATCTCGGGCTCACGCCTGCGATGTTCGGCTTCGCGGCGAGCCTGTTCTTCGTCTCCTACTTCCTGGTCGAGGTGCCGAGCAATCTCGCGCTGCAACGCGTCGGCGCTCGTCGGTGGATCGCCAGGATCATGATCACCTGGGGCTTGGTGACGATGGGCATGGCCCTGGTGATCGGGCCATACTCGCTCTACGCGATGCGGTTCATCCTGGGGGCGGCCGAGGCCGGCTTTTTCCCGGGCGCCATCCTCTACCTGACCTATTGGCTGCCGAACGAGTATCGGGCGCGCATCCTCGCGACGTTCACGGTCTCGATCCCGCTCGCGACCTTCCTGGGCTCGCCGCTCTCCGTGTCGCTGCTCGAACTCGACGGAGTTCTTGGGCTCAAGGGCTGGCAATGGCTGTTTGTTCTGGAGGGGCTTCCGACCGTGCTCCTCGGAATCTGCTGCCTGTTCCTGCTGACGGACAAGCCCCGGGACGCCGTCTGGCTCAGCGACGCGCAGCGCGAATGGCTCGTCGGGCGTCTCGCCGACGAGGCGGCACGCAAGAAGCCCATCGGCCACATCTCGCTGTGGCAACTCGCGCGCAACAGGTACTTCGTGACCATGGCGCTGGTCTGTGCGGGAGCGTCCGCCACCGGCAGCGTGCTCTCGGTATGGCAGCCGCAGATCATCAAGTCGTTCGGACTGACCAACCTTCAGACCGGGTTCGTCAACGCGATCCCGTACGGCCTCGCCACAATTCTGATGATCCTGTGGGGCCGCCGGTCGGATCGCAGCGGCGAGCGTACGTGGCATACGGCGATCCCGCTGATGCTCGCGGCTTTCGGCTTGTCGTACCTGAACCTGTCGGGCGGCATCGTGACAACGATTGTCGCCGTGTCCTGCGCGCTCGTCGGCGCTTACGCCTTCAAGGGGCCATTCTGGGCCCTGTCGGCGGGGTGGTTGTCGGCCGGGACTTTGGCGGCGGGCCTCGCGGGGATCAACGCGATCGCGAACCTCATCGGGGGCGGCCTCATGGTGAACATCGTCGGCCTCGTGAAGGAAGCGACGGGGAGCTTCGCACTCGGCATGCTTCCTGTCGCGGCGCTTGATGCGGCCGCCGCCGTCTGCGTCCTCATGATCAGCCGCGCGCACGCCCGCGACGCACGCGCGGCCGCAGCTCTGGCCTGA
- a CDS encoding SMP-30/gluconolactonase/LRE family protein — MSFFAPPPTVTAEIFTRLPDRFRKPRPTAWATANRGGHAIDSFLEGPVFDRAGRLYVTDIPFGRIFRIDPNGTWELVAEYDGWPNGLKIHRDGRIFITCYKRGIMLLDPEAGSVTPFLETAGSEGFRGVNDLTFAQNGDLYFTDQGQTGLQDPTGRVYRLRPSGELTCLIDTVPSPNGIVIDSAMTNLFVAVTRAQQIWRIPLGTSGLVSKVGVFSQLHGGMGGPDGIALDAEGCLVVAHTGFGSIWRLSPVAEPILRVKSPAGISTTNIAYGGPDHATLFITESQTGSILTARMPAPGQELFSHT, encoded by the coding sequence ATGTCGTTCTTCGCTCCCCCACCGACCGTGACGGCCGAGATATTCACGCGGCTGCCGGACCGGTTCCGCAAACCCAGGCCGACCGCGTGGGCGACCGCGAACCGTGGCGGACACGCGATCGACTCCTTTTTGGAGGGGCCGGTCTTCGACCGCGCCGGCCGGCTCTACGTGACCGACATCCCGTTCGGTCGCATCTTCCGCATCGATCCGAATGGGACATGGGAACTCGTCGCGGAATATGACGGCTGGCCGAACGGGCTGAAAATCCATCGCGACGGACGCATCTTCATCACCTGCTACAAGCGCGGGATCATGCTGCTCGATCCCGAGGCCGGGTCGGTGACGCCCTTCCTGGAGACTGCCGGTTCGGAAGGGTTCCGAGGCGTCAACGATCTCACCTTCGCCCAGAACGGCGACCTCTACTTCACGGACCAGGGCCAGACGGGCCTGCAGGACCCGACCGGTCGCGTCTATCGCCTTCGCCCGTCCGGCGAACTGACCTGCCTCATCGACACGGTGCCGAGTCCGAACGGCATCGTGATTGACAGCGCCATGACGAATCTCTTCGTCGCCGTGACGCGGGCGCAGCAGATCTGGCGCATCCCGCTCGGGACGAGCGGGCTCGTGTCGAAAGTCGGCGTCTTCTCGCAACTCCACGGCGGGATGGGAGGTCCGGACGGCATCGCGCTCGATGCCGAAGGATGCCTCGTCGTCGCCCATACCGGCTTCGGCTCGATCTGGCGCCTGTCTCCGGTCGCCGAACCGATCCTGCGCGTGAAGTCCCCGGCCGGCATCTCGACCACCAACATCGCCTATGGCGGGCCGGATCACGCGACCCTCTTCATCACCGAGTCCCAGACTGGGAGCATCCTGACGGCGCGCATGCCTGCTCCTGGTCAGGAATTGTTCTCGCACACCTGA
- a CDS encoding IS6-like element ISMno34 family transposase: MILTALALKLKRQARGDFTSRHFEAMLIVQTVSWSLRDALSDRDIEEMLLERDLTVDHSTINRWVLADAPSIERRLRQFRKPHRGPVRVDETSIRIRGQWRSLDRAIDKHGEPVDFLLPAHRDLDAAKRFFRTMLQDQPLLAPDRIGTDGAGPDPPALAESREAGLLPRTPTHSVTKPLQQGSEGDHFRMKRPMPWVGGFQPFATARRTIQGFEAMRWLRKGFGFAGAWTVCEQNQRLASCFGLPVANKA; the protein is encoded by the coding sequence ATGATCCTCACCGCCCTCGCGCTCAAGCTGAAGCGCCAGGCCCGCGGCGACTTCACGAGTCGGCACTTCGAGGCCATGCTGATCGTCCAGACCGTCTCCTGGTCCCTGCGCGACGCCCTGAGCGACCGGGACATCGAGGAGATGCTGCTGGAGCGCGACCTGACTGTCGACCACTCCACGATCAATCGCTGGGTGCTCGCCGACGCGCCCTCGATCGAGCGCCGGCTGCGCCAATTCCGCAAGCCGCACCGCGGGCCGGTGCGCGTCGACGAGACCTCCATCCGGATCCGCGGCCAGTGGCGCTCCCTGGATCGGGCCATCGATAAGCACGGCGAGCCGGTCGACTTCCTCCTCCCCGCCCACCGCGATCTGGACGCCGCCAAGCGGTTCTTCCGCACGATGCTGCAGGATCAGCCGCTTCTCGCTCCTGACCGGATCGGCACGGATGGGGCTGGTCCCGACCCGCCGGCCCTCGCCGAGAGCCGCGAGGCGGGCCTGCTACCCCGCACGCCCACGCACTCCGTGACCAAGCCCCTGCAGCAAGGGAGCGAGGGCGACCATTTCCGGATGAAAAGGCCGATGCCGTGGGTCGGGGGTTTCCAGCCCTTCGCCACTGCGCGGCGCACGATCCAGGGCTTCGAGGCCATGCGGTGGCTGCGCAAGGGCTTCGGGTTCGCGGGGGCGTGGACCGTGTGCGAGCAGAACCAGCGGCTCGCCTCCTGCTTCGGACTTCCCGTTGCAAACAAAGCGTGA
- a CDS encoding DUF1932 domain-containing protein: MADRKQFRLGLVGYGEIGSTLGAGLRGAGLESIACYDKYAFDGPYADLIQSRARDAGVTLVRSNAELADASDLIFSVTPGASSLESADAFAPVLTNRHTFLDFASATPKIKRSVADKLAASGALLGDGSIEGTPLHGYSMRMLSSGPAGERVRDLLVPWGMQIEFMGPVLGTASGIKILRSVLIKGIEALTDEMLLAARQYGIDEIVLASASKTLARPWMDTVQSLTPSGAIHAKRRAEELEMSADAVQDAGVEPIMARAVAKRLRWKESLGLKDHFKGVVPRTYQEALDAMELKAGLKRSEPA; the protein is encoded by the coding sequence ATGGCAGACCGCAAGCAGTTCAGGCTGGGCCTCGTCGGGTACGGCGAGATCGGCAGCACCCTCGGAGCGGGGCTGCGCGGAGCCGGTCTCGAATCCATTGCCTGCTACGACAAATACGCCTTCGACGGTCCTTACGCCGACCTCATCCAGAGCAGGGCGCGGGACGCCGGCGTCACCCTGGTGCGGTCGAACGCGGAGCTCGCGGATGCGAGCGACCTGATCTTCAGCGTGACGCCCGGCGCGTCCTCGCTGGAGAGCGCGGACGCGTTCGCACCCGTCCTGACGAACCGGCACACCTTCCTCGATTTCGCGTCCGCCACCCCGAAGATCAAGAGAAGCGTCGCCGACAAGCTGGCGGCGAGCGGTGCGCTTCTCGGTGACGGCTCGATCGAGGGGACGCCGCTTCACGGCTACTCCATGCGGATGCTGTCGAGCGGACCCGCCGGCGAGCGCGTGCGTGACCTGCTCGTGCCCTGGGGCATGCAGATCGAGTTCATGGGTCCGGTGCTCGGGACGGCGTCCGGGATCAAGATTCTCCGCTCCGTCCTCATCAAGGGCATCGAGGCGCTGACGGACGAGATGCTGCTCGCGGCCCGCCAATATGGGATCGACGAGATCGTGCTCGCCTCCGCCTCCAAGACGCTGGCGCGCCCCTGGATGGATACCGTGCAGAGCTTGACTCCGTCCGGAGCCATTCACGCCAAGCGCCGCGCCGAGGAACTCGAGATGTCGGCCGACGCCGTTCAGGACGCCGGGGTGGAGCCGATCATGGCCCGTGCCGTCGCGAAGAGGCTGCGCTGGAAGGAGAGCCTCGGCCTCAAGGATCACTTCAAGGGCGTCGTGCCGCGGACCTACCAGGAGGCGCTCGACGCCATGGAGCTCAAGGCCGGCCTGAAGCGATCCGAGCCGGCCTGA
- the ydiJ gene encoding D-2-hydroxyglutarate dehydrogenase YdiJ yields the protein MIPRLSPEPVTLSVYAVFCAELRARGFAGDLSVGAADRTVAATDNSIYQLTPQAIAFPRGLDDLVRIATLLGEERFTEVRIAPRGGGTGTNGQSLTDGLVVDLSRHMNRIVAIDPERRTARVEAGVVKDQLNAALKPFGLFFAPELSTSNRATIGGMISTDACGQGSCLYGKTRDHVLELTTVLSDGTVWHSGPLDEAELAAIQARSDRVGIIHRDVDRLQRENAALITERFPPLNRCLTGYDLAHIRRADGRFDLNAVLCGSEGTLGFLAEATLNVLPLPSHAALVNLRYGSFDAALRDAQALVSFGAASIETVDSTVLALAQGDLIWEGVASFFPENGGERAHGVNLIEFVGNSGAEVEEAVGRLTAALDAAGPVGGRRGYTVARGEMDVDRIWDMRKKSVGLLGGMKGDKRPIAFVEDTAVPPENLADFIAEFRAALDRRGLDYGMFGHVDAGVLHVRPAIDMKAPGAEALIREVTEDVVALTQRYGGLLWGEHGKGVRSEFSPRFFGPLYPVLQSVKAAFDPRHQFNPGKIAVPEGGTLLTVDGVPTKGQRDRAIPPGVRAGYDEALHCNGNGACFNWDPDDAMCPSWKGTRERRHSPKGRAQLMREWLRRLAAEGCDPLVEAIRLRARPGWLAFPGRLVATLRRREDDFSHEVHEAMAGCLACKSCTGQCPIKVDVPSFRAKFLELYHGRYLRPLRHHVVASLEALVPWLAKAPRLVNRATSLGLADAIGLVHTPRLSGLNLGREIERRGVALANAEVLAKLSASERLMSVVVVQDAFTSYYETPVLLALLDLLIGIGVRPWLAPYRPNGKPLHVHGFLGRFERRASASATDLGRLAATGVALIGLDPSMTLTYRSEYPQALPGRDVPRVQLVQEWLTGRLERAPRTPDRETYWLLPHCTERATAPPAVAAWSTVFAAFGLGLSTLPSGCCGMAGTFGHEAEHRAMSERIYGLSWAAPVAEKGRSGRLVADGYSCRLQAKLIDGVRLPHPVEILHAHVAAGAEVVAAAKRSPAEARR from the coding sequence ATGATCCCGCGCCTCTCGCCCGAACCCGTCACGCTGTCGGTCTACGCGGTCTTCTGCGCCGAGTTGCGGGCGCGGGGCTTCGCGGGCGACCTGTCGGTGGGCGCGGCCGATCGAACCGTCGCGGCGACGGACAATTCGATCTACCAGCTCACGCCGCAGGCCATCGCCTTTCCGCGCGGCCTCGACGACCTCGTGCGCATCGCGACGCTCCTCGGAGAAGAGCGCTTCACAGAGGTTCGGATCGCGCCGCGCGGCGGCGGGACCGGTACCAACGGCCAGTCCCTCACGGACGGGCTCGTCGTCGACCTGTCGCGGCACATGAACCGCATCGTGGCGATCGATCCGGAACGCCGCACGGCGCGGGTCGAGGCAGGCGTCGTCAAGGACCAGCTCAACGCGGCGCTCAAGCCTTTCGGGCTCTTCTTCGCGCCCGAGCTCTCGACCTCCAACCGCGCCACGATCGGCGGCATGATCTCGACCGACGCCTGCGGCCAGGGCTCCTGTCTCTACGGCAAGACGCGTGACCACGTGCTCGAACTGACGACCGTCCTGTCTGACGGAACGGTTTGGCACTCAGGCCCCCTCGATGAGGCCGAACTTGCAGCCATCCAAGCGCGATCCGACCGTGTGGGCATCATCCACCGCGACGTGGACAGGCTCCAGCGCGAGAACGCGGCACTCATCACTGAGCGGTTTCCGCCTCTCAACCGCTGTCTCACGGGATACGACCTCGCCCACATCCGACGCGCGGACGGACGGTTCGACCTCAACGCCGTCCTGTGTGGCTCGGAGGGAACGCTCGGATTTCTGGCGGAGGCGACGCTCAACGTCCTGCCGCTGCCGAGCCATGCGGCGCTGGTCAATCTCCGCTACGGCAGCTTCGACGCAGCGCTCCGCGACGCGCAGGCGCTCGTATCCTTCGGGGCGGCGTCGATCGAGACGGTCGACTCCACGGTGCTGGCGCTCGCCCAAGGCGATCTCATCTGGGAAGGCGTCGCATCCTTCTTCCCCGAAAACGGCGGGGAGCGGGCGCACGGCGTCAATCTCATCGAGTTCGTCGGCAACAGCGGCGCCGAGGTCGAGGAGGCGGTGGGACGCCTCACGGCGGCGCTGGACGCGGCCGGTCCTGTCGGAGGGCGGCGCGGCTACACGGTGGCGCGGGGGGAGATGGACGTCGATCGCATCTGGGACATGCGCAAGAAGTCGGTCGGACTCCTGGGCGGCATGAAGGGCGACAAGCGGCCGATCGCCTTCGTCGAGGACACCGCGGTCCCGCCCGAGAACCTCGCCGACTTCATCGCGGAGTTCCGGGCAGCGCTCGATCGGCGCGGTCTCGATTACGGGATGTTCGGCCACGTGGACGCGGGCGTGCTGCACGTGCGGCCTGCGATCGACATGAAGGCGCCGGGCGCCGAGGCCCTGATCCGCGAGGTCACGGAGGACGTCGTCGCGCTGACGCAGCGCTACGGCGGGCTCCTCTGGGGCGAGCACGGCAAGGGTGTGCGGTCCGAGTTCTCGCCCCGGTTCTTCGGCCCGCTCTACCCGGTGCTGCAATCCGTAAAGGCCGCCTTCGATCCGCGTCACCAGTTCAACCCGGGCAAGATCGCCGTGCCGGAGGGCGGCACACTGCTTACCGTCGACGGCGTGCCGACCAAGGGCCAGCGCGACCGCGCGATCCCGCCGGGAGTGCGGGCCGGCTACGACGAGGCGCTCCACTGCAACGGCAACGGAGCCTGTTTCAACTGGGATCCGGACGACGCCATGTGCCCCTCCTGGAAGGGCACGCGCGAGCGCCGGCACTCCCCGAAGGGGCGCGCCCAGCTCATGCGCGAATGGCTGCGCCGGCTCGCCGCGGAGGGCTGCGACCCTCTCGTCGAGGCAATCCGGCTGCGCGCGCGGCCGGGCTGGCTCGCCTTCCCGGGCCGCCTCGTCGCAACGCTTCGCCGGCGGGAGGACGACTTCTCCCACGAGGTGCACGAGGCCATGGCGGGCTGCCTGGCCTGCAAATCCTGCACGGGCCAGTGCCCCATCAAGGTGGACGTCCCGAGCTTCCGGGCGAAGTTCCTCGAGCTGTATCACGGCCGTTACCTGCGGCCCTTGCGCCACCACGTCGTCGCTTCGCTGGAGGCGCTGGTGCCCTGGCTGGCCAAGGCGCCGAGGCTCGTCAATCGCGCGACATCACTCGGCCTCGCCGACGCGATCGGGCTCGTCCACACACCGAGGCTGTCCGGGCTGAACCTCGGGCGGGAGATCGAGCGTCGAGGCGTGGCGCTCGCCAATGCGGAGGTCTTGGCGAAGCTGTCCGCCTCCGAGCGCCTGATGAGCGTCGTCGTCGTGCAGGACGCATTCACGAGCTACTACGAGACGCCCGTCCTGCTCGCCCTGCTCGATCTCCTGATCGGGATCGGAGTCCGGCCCTGGCTCGCGCCCTATCGGCCCAACGGCAAACCGCTGCACGTTCACGGCTTCCTGGGCCGGTTCGAGCGGCGCGCGTCGGCGAGCGCGACCGACCTCGGCCGCCTTGCCGCGACCGGCGTCGCGCTCATCGGCCTCGATCCGTCCATGACGCTCACCTACCGGTCGGAGTACCCGCAGGCTCTTCCCGGGCGCGACGTGCCGCGCGTCCAGCTCGTCCAGGAATGGCTCACCGGCCGTCTCGAACGCGCGCCGCGAACGCCCGACAGAGAGACCTACTGGCTGCTCCCGCACTGCACCGAGCGGGCGACCGCGCCGCCCGCCGTGGCGGCGTGGTCAACCGTCTTCGCGGCTTTCGGGCTCGGCCTCTCGACGCTGCCGTCCGGCTGCTGCGGGATGGCCGGCACCTTCGGCCATGAGGCGGAGCACCGGGCGATGTCCGAGCGCATCTACGGCCTCAGCTGGGCGGCGCCCGTAGCCGAGAAGGGCCGGTCGGGCCGACTCGTCGCCGACGGTTATTCCTGCCGCCTGCAGGCCAAGCTCATCGACGGCGTCCGGCTGCCGCATCCCGTCGAGATCCTTCACGCTCACGTGGCGGCCGGCGCCGAGGTTGTGGCCGCCGCGAAGCGCAGCCCGGCCGAAGCGCGGCGCTGA
- a CDS encoding RraA family protein: MSIGFKIHPRTRKVDEATVEKFKAIAVANISDSMNRMVHGGPRLRPLHAGGVLAGAALTIKQRPGDNLMVHAALNRASAGDVLVVDAGGDLTNAIMGELMLAHAQQIGVAGVIVNGAVRDHGWIRANSLPVFAAGITHRGPYKNGPGEINATIALDGMVIQPGDLIVGDDDGIVCVPFDQTEAVFAAANKKQQDEAKTMAAIKAGTVDRSWVERALRDAGCEGI; encoded by the coding sequence ATGTCCATCGGGTTCAAGATCCATCCCCGCACCCGCAAGGTCGACGAGGCCACGGTCGAGAAGTTCAAGGCCATCGCGGTCGCGAATATCAGCGACTCCATGAACCGCATGGTCCATGGCGGGCCCCGCCTCAGGCCGCTCCATGCGGGGGGCGTGCTGGCCGGCGCCGCGCTCACCATCAAGCAGCGCCCGGGCGACAACCTGATGGTGCACGCGGCCCTGAACCGCGCCAGCGCGGGCGACGTCCTCGTCGTTGATGCAGGTGGTGACCTGACGAACGCGATCATGGGTGAGCTCATGCTCGCCCATGCGCAGCAGATCGGGGTCGCGGGCGTGATCGTGAACGGTGCCGTCCGCGATCACGGGTGGATCCGCGCAAATTCTCTGCCGGTGTTCGCGGCCGGCATCACGCATCGCGGCCCCTACAAGAACGGGCCCGGCGAAATCAATGCCACGATCGCCCTGGACGGGATGGTGATCCAGCCAGGCGACCTCATCGTCGGCGACGACGACGGGATCGTGTGCGTGCCCTTCGATCAAACGGAAGCCGTCTTCGCCGCAGCCAACAAGAAGCAGCAGGACGAGGCCAAGACGATGGCGGCCATCAAGGCCGGCACCGTGGACCGGTCGTGGGTTGAGCGCGCCCTCCGGGACGCGGGCTGCGAAGGGATCTGA
- a CDS encoding amidohydrolase family protein produces MTKLTTRRDHLALLVAGVALGAGTRRASAQAVRWSAGTERPSITIPLNATDCHHHIYDARFPPSPSATLRPPDASAEDYRQLQRRLGLTRNVVVQPSTYGIDNRLLVESVRAFGDSARGIAMLDATVTSAELQRLHEAGIRGVRFGTRLPGGASMDDMEPVARKIAELGWHIQLVSEGEKIVELRDVLERLPVPVVFDHMGHLPEPAGPDHPAFRVIANLIETRGAWVKLTGAYILSKVGPPSYADRSRLARAYVKFAPERLVWGSDWPHPTSPVDAKPDDAILLDLLADWAPDPKLQARILVSNPATLYGF; encoded by the coding sequence ATGACCAAGTTGACGACGCGGCGCGATCACCTCGCGCTCCTCGTGGCCGGGGTCGCGCTGGGCGCCGGCACGCGTCGAGCCTCGGCTCAAGCGGTGCGCTGGTCCGCGGGAACGGAACGCCCCTCGATCACGATTCCCCTGAACGCGACCGATTGCCACCACCACATCTACGACGCGCGCTTTCCCCCATCCCCGAGCGCGACCCTGCGGCCCCCCGATGCCAGCGCCGAAGATTACCGGCAGTTGCAGCGCCGACTGGGCCTCACGCGCAACGTCGTCGTGCAACCGTCGACCTACGGGATCGACAATCGGCTGCTCGTCGAGTCGGTCAGAGCCTTCGGCGACAGCGCGCGCGGCATTGCGATGCTCGATGCGACCGTCACCTCGGCCGAACTGCAACGCCTGCATGAGGCCGGCATCCGGGGCGTGCGGTTCGGCACGCGGCTCCCGGGCGGCGCATCCATGGACGACATGGAGCCGGTCGCCCGCAAGATCGCGGAGCTGGGCTGGCACATCCAGCTCGTGTCCGAGGGCGAAAAGATCGTCGAGTTGCGGGACGTGCTGGAGCGCCTGCCTGTCCCTGTGGTGTTCGACCACATGGGTCATCTTCCGGAGCCGGCCGGCCCCGACCACCCCGCCTTTCGCGTGATCGCGAACCTGATCGAAACCCGCGGTGCCTGGGTGAAGCTGACCGGTGCATACATCCTCTCCAAGGTCGGCCCGCCCAGCTATGCCGACCGAAGCCGGCTCGCACGCGCCTACGTCAAGTTCGCCCCCGAGCGGCTCGTCTGGGGGAGCGACTGGCCGCATCCCACGTCGCCTGTCGATGCGAAGCCCGACGACGCCATCCTGCTGGATCTGCTGGCGGACTGGGCTCCGGATCCCAAGCTGCAAGCCCGGATCCTCGTCTCGAATCCGGCCACGCTCTACGGGTTCTGA
- a CDS encoding SLC13 family permease, whose amino-acid sequence MSSLGHQAALPVRTDKQSSQHGLDAALKRIGVPIALLAAVAIWLAPTPDGLSVAGHKALALFGGIFALYLTEAIPLAVTSLLIVPAAALSGITSVRGALEGFSSSSAYLIVGAFILATAMVKTRLAERITYLILSAIGSAPRRITLGVCLVNIVLAFLVPSSTARTAILLPECLSILALYGATGRSTFAVNLLLTLTMTNATIGAGILTATVPNPVTVEFVAKASGHTISYAEWLLYGFPPALLMTFATWALIQKVFPVDVDPAQADIDGTIRTNLAGLGRMSAAEWRTFLVFSLVTLLWATQTFTQFDTTVVCLAGVVLLFLPGFGVITWEDANKGVSWQVLLVAGGGISLGDILLKTGAAAWLANAIFHGLGLGGASTLVVIVVVMFIVQYLHVVFVGTTAMATALLPIILGMAGTAQIDAVALALPAGMIIGGYPLLMFYNTLPSIIVHGTGRLRVSDFPKVGIVICALACLVYALCAATYWRWLGLY is encoded by the coding sequence ATGTCCAGCCTCGGGCATCAGGCGGCATTGCCCGTCCGCACTGACAAGCAGAGCAGTCAACACGGTCTCGATGCGGCTCTGAAACGGATCGGCGTTCCGATCGCGCTGCTCGCTGCGGTCGCGATCTGGCTCGCTCCGACACCCGACGGTCTTTCAGTCGCCGGCCACAAGGCCTTGGCGCTCTTCGGAGGCATCTTCGCCCTCTATCTGACGGAGGCGATCCCACTCGCCGTCACAAGCCTCCTCATCGTACCCGCCGCCGCCCTGTCCGGCATCACGAGCGTGCGCGGCGCGCTAGAAGGCTTCTCCTCCTCCTCTGCCTACTTGATCGTCGGCGCGTTCATCCTCGCCACCGCCATGGTCAAGACCCGCTTGGCCGAGCGCATCACCTACTTGATCCTCTCAGCGATCGGGTCGGCGCCGAGGCGCATCACCCTCGGGGTCTGCCTCGTCAACATCGTGCTGGCCTTTCTGGTCCCTTCCTCGACGGCCCGGACCGCGATCCTGCTGCCCGAGTGCCTGAGCATCCTGGCACTCTACGGCGCCACCGGCCGCTCCACGTTCGCGGTGAACCTGCTCCTCACCCTCACGATGACGAACGCCACGATCGGGGCCGGCATCCTGACCGCGACCGTCCCCAACCCCGTGACCGTGGAGTTCGTCGCCAAGGCGAGCGGCCACACGATCTCCTACGCCGAGTGGCTCCTCTACGGCTTCCCGCCGGCGCTCCTCATGACCTTCGCGACCTGGGCACTGATCCAGAAGGTCTTCCCCGTCGATGTCGATCCGGCCCAGGCGGACATCGACGGCACCATCCGTACGAACTTGGCAGGGCTCGGCCGGATGTCGGCCGCCGAGTGGCGCACCTTCCTGGTGTTCAGCCTCGTCACCCTGCTGTGGGCGACCCAGACCTTCACGCAGTTCGACACCACCGTCGTGTGCCTCGCCGGCGTCGTCCTCCTGTTCCTGCCCGGCTTCGGGGTCATCACCTGGGAGGACGCCAACAAGGGCGTGTCCTGGCAAGTCCTGCTCGTGGCCGGTGGCGGCATCTCGCTCGGCGACATTCTTCTGAAGACCGGCGCGGCGGCGTGGCTCGCGAACGCGATCTTCCACGGGCTCGGCCTTGGGGGCGCCTCCACCCTTGTGGTCATCGTCGTGGTGATGTTCATCGTCCAGTACCTGCACGTCGTCTTCGTCGGCACGACCGCGATGGCGACGGCCCTGCTGCCGATCATCTTAGGCATGGCCGGCACGGCGCAGATCGACGCGGTGGCGCTCGCTCTGCCGGCCGGCATGATCATCGGCGGCTACCCGCTGCTGATGTTCTACAACACGCTGCCCAGCATCATCGTGCATGGAACCGGGCGCCTGAGGGTCAGCGACTTTCCGAAAGTCGGCATCGTGATCTGCGCGCTCGCCTGCCTCGTCTACGCGCTCTGCGCAGCAACCTACTGGCGTTGGCTCGGACTTTACTGA
- a CDS encoding YciI family protein — protein sequence MRVMVLVKATKDSEAGIMPSSELLEAMGKYNEELVNAGIMLAGEGLKPSAQGKRVAFDGPSRTVTDGPFAETRELVAGFWLWEVRDMAEAVEWVKRCPNPMPGPSEIEIRPVVEAADFGDAFTPELAEQEDRLRDRMAGR from the coding sequence ATGCGCGTGATGGTTTTGGTGAAGGCGACGAAAGATAGCGAAGCGGGCATCATGCCCTCGTCAGAGCTTCTTGAGGCCATGGGCAAGTACAATGAGGAACTGGTCAACGCCGGCATCATGCTGGCGGGCGAGGGTCTGAAGCCCTCGGCTCAGGGCAAACGCGTGGCCTTCGACGGCCCGAGCCGCACCGTCACCGATGGGCCCTTCGCCGAGACCCGCGAGCTGGTCGCCGGCTTCTGGCTGTGGGAGGTCAGGGACATGGCTGAGGCAGTCGAGTGGGTGAAGCGCTGCCCTAACCCGATGCCGGGCCCAAGCGAGATCGAGATCCGCCCGGTCGTCGAGGCTGCCGACTTCGGCGATGCCTTTACGCCGGAGCTCGCCGAGCAGGAAGACCGGCTTCGCGACAGGATGGCCGGCCGCTGA